The following proteins come from a genomic window of Drosophila sulfurigaster albostrigata strain 15112-1811.04 chromosome X, ASM2355843v2, whole genome shotgun sequence:
- the LOC133848206 gene encoding alpha-tocopherol transfer protein-like isoform X1 — translation MSTNDDSESANQLRRDHDLAELLEWFQNNENLPQEIEPLLLRRFYQCMYGNVEDTKQLIEVNYALRNKHPHLFIQRDPLDADSRRTFDYADILPLPGLTPDKYKVSLYCFRDFEPSKMHHTEDTRAFFMVTDCRFITPDDAAQPEVLSVGEVQIFDMKGTTMRHISRLTISTLRAYVKFLQLAFPVRLKAIHMVNCPTYLDRIVSVVKPFISEEVFKLIRFHTSSIDTLYSFVPRQMLPEEYGGLAGPLATLRAQTQQDLADKREYLMNPNHWHVEKQEKRSGRSWKLF, via the exons ATGAGCACAAACGACGATAGTGAAAGTGCAAATCAGCTGAGACGCGATCATGATTTGGCCGAGCTGCTCGAATGGTTTCAAAACAACGAGAATTTGCCGCAGGAAATCg agccgctgctgctgcgtcgctTCTATCAGTGCATGTACGGCAATGTGGAGGACACCAAGCAACTCATCGAGGTGAACTATGCGCTGCGCAACAAGCATCCGCATCTGTTCATCCAACGGGATCCACTCGATGCCGACAGTCGTCGCACCTTTGACTATGC AGATATTCTACCGCTGCCCGGCTTGACGCCGGACAAATACAAGGTCTCGCTCTATTGCTTTCGTGACTTTGAACCTTCCAAG ATGCATCACACGGAGGATACACGTGCCTTCTTCATGGTCACCGACTGTCGCTTCATTACGCCCGACGATGCCGCACAGCCGGAAGTGTTGTCGGTGGGCGAGGTGCAAATCTTCGATATGAAGGGCACCACAATGCGGCACATCTCACGACTTACAATTAGCACACTGCGCGCATATGTCAAGTTCCTGCAGCTGGCATTTCCTGTGCGCCTCAAGGCCATACACATGGTCAACTGTCCTACGTATCTGGATCGCATCGTTAGCGTAGTGAAACCGTTCATCAGCGAAGAAGTCTTCAAATTG ATACGCTTTCACACGTCCAGCATTGACACGCTGTACAGCTTTGTGCCGCGCCAAATGTTGCCCGAGGAATACGGCGGATTGGCCGGACCGTTGGCAACTTTACGTGCACAAACCCAACAGGATTTGGCCGACAAAAG GGAGTATTTGATGAATCCGAATCATTGGCATGTCGAGAAGCAGGAGAAGCGCAGTGGCAGGTCGTGGAAATTGTTTTAG
- the LOC133848206 gene encoding alpha-tocopherol transfer protein-like isoform X2 has translation MYGNVEDTKQLIEVNYALRNKHPHLFIQRDPLDADSRRTFDYADILPLPGLTPDKYKVSLYCFRDFEPSKMHHTEDTRAFFMVTDCRFITPDDAAQPEVLSVGEVQIFDMKGTTMRHISRLTISTLRAYVKFLQLAFPVRLKAIHMVNCPTYLDRIVSVVKPFISEEVFKLIRFHTSSIDTLYSFVPRQMLPEEYGGLAGPLATLRAQTQQDLADKREYLMNPNHWHVEKQEKRSGRSWKLF, from the exons ATGTACGGCAATGTGGAGGACACCAAGCAACTCATCGAGGTGAACTATGCGCTGCGCAACAAGCATCCGCATCTGTTCATCCAACGGGATCCACTCGATGCCGACAGTCGTCGCACCTTTGACTATGC AGATATTCTACCGCTGCCCGGCTTGACGCCGGACAAATACAAGGTCTCGCTCTATTGCTTTCGTGACTTTGAACCTTCCAAG ATGCATCACACGGAGGATACACGTGCCTTCTTCATGGTCACCGACTGTCGCTTCATTACGCCCGACGATGCCGCACAGCCGGAAGTGTTGTCGGTGGGCGAGGTGCAAATCTTCGATATGAAGGGCACCACAATGCGGCACATCTCACGACTTACAATTAGCACACTGCGCGCATATGTCAAGTTCCTGCAGCTGGCATTTCCTGTGCGCCTCAAGGCCATACACATGGTCAACTGTCCTACGTATCTGGATCGCATCGTTAGCGTAGTGAAACCGTTCATCAGCGAAGAAGTCTTCAAATTG ATACGCTTTCACACGTCCAGCATTGACACGCTGTACAGCTTTGTGCCGCGCCAAATGTTGCCCGAGGAATACGGCGGATTGGCCGGACCGTTGGCAACTTTACGTGCACAAACCCAACAGGATTTGGCCGACAAAAG GGAGTATTTGATGAATCCGAATCATTGGCATGTCGAGAAGCAGGAGAAGCGCAGTGGCAGGTCGTGGAAATTGTTTTAG
- the LOC133848198 gene encoding odorant receptor 2a, with protein MQRRRIQELMSELEAEAQRELEMQRIGAAALQELEDNIVAQSEPNLPDINSELDTHSAVSYHWRVWQLMGLIRPPGASRLGFVLRSLIINVLVTLLFPITLLAKLFYTYSLRELCENLTITITDIVANLKFINVFHVRRQLHEIKQLLAVLDGRALAVNNADELAVLRQAVHTARLSFRTFGGIFVFGTTLSCLRVAIAKERQLLYPAWFGIDWQYSNVAYVLIYVYQLFGLIVQAIQDCANDSYPPAYLCILTGHMRALELRVRRIGYHVPHQHVAYFELTACIEDYVNILRLHAIIQQILSVACFAQFMCSAAVQCTVAMHFLYVADSHDLSAMILSLVFFSAVTLEVFIICYFGDRMRTQSEALLNAFYACNWMDQNTRFKRNLIITLMRTQRPSYILAGGYIAVTLETFVQVNRLTYSVFTLLLRAK; from the exons ATGCAACGTCGTCGCATACAAGAGCTGATGAGCGAGCTCGAAGCTGAGGCACAACGCGAACTCGAGATGCAACGCATTGGGGCTGCAGCACTTCAGGAACTTGAGGACAACATCGTGGCGCAGTCAGAGCCGAACTTGCCGGACATCAACTCGGAGCTGGACACGCACAGTGCGGTCAGCTATCATTGGCGTGTGTGGCAACTGATGGGTTTGATACGGCCACCAGGTGCGTCACGTTTGGGATTCGTGTTGCGCTCGCTGATCATCAATGTGCTGGTCACGCTGCTGTTTCCCATCACGCTGCTGGCCAAGCTCTTCTACACGTATTCGTTGCGTGAACTCTGCGAGAATCTTACCATCACCATCACGGACATTGTGGCGAATCTGAAGTTCATCAATGTGTTCCACGTGCGTCGCCAGCTGCACGAGATCAAACAACTGCTGGCGGTGCTCGATGGACGTGCTCTCGCCGTGAATAACGCCGATGAGTTGGCTGTGCTCCGTCAGGCGGTGCACACGGCTCGTCTTAGTTTTCGCACCTTTGGGGGCATCTTTGTGTTTGGCACCACGTTGAGCTGCCTGCGTGTGGCCATCGCCAAGGAGCGCCAGCTGCTGTATCCGGCATGGTTCGGCATCGATTGGCAGTACTCGAATGTCGCCTATGTGCTCATCTATGTGTATCAGCTCTTCGGTCTGATTGTCCAGGCCATTCAGGACTGTGCCAACGACTCGTATCCGCCGGCATATCTCTGCATACTCACCGGTCACATGCGTGCCCTGGAGTTGCGTGTGCGTCGCATTGGTTATCATGTTCCACATCAGCATGTCGCGTACTTTGAGCTCACCGCCTGCATTGAGGATTATGTGAATATTCTGCGGCTGCATGCCATCATCCAGCAGATACTCTCAGTCGCCTGTTTCGCTCAGTTCATGTGCTCCGCTGCCGTTCAGTGCACGGTGGCGATGCACTTTCTGTATGTGGCGGATTCCCATGATTTGAGTGCCATGATCCTGTCGCTGGTGTTCTTCAGCGCTGTCACCTTGGAGGTGTTCATCATCTGCTACTTTGGCGATCGCATGCGCACCCAGAGCGAGGCCCTCCTTAATGCCTTCTACGCCTGCAACTGGATGGATCAGAATACGCGCTTCAAGCGCAACCTCATCATCACCCTGATGCGCACTCAGCGACCGTCGTACATTCTCGCTGGTGGCTACATCGCCGTCACCCTGGAGACCTTTGTGCAG GTCAACCGACTCACTTATTCAGTATttacgctgctgctgcgcgcCAAGTAA
- the LOC133848189 gene encoding protein crooked neck codes for MDRPQKMPKVAKVKNKAPAEVQITAEQLLREAKERDLEILPPPPKQKISDPAELADYQQRKRKTFEDNLRKNRMVVSHWIKYAQWEEQQQEIHRARSIWERALDNEHRNVTLWLKYAEMEMKNKQVNHARNLWDRAVTIMPRVNQFWYKYTYMEEMLENVAGARQVFERWMEWQPEEQAWQTYVNFELRYKEIDRAREIYERFVYVHPDVKNWIKFARFEETHGFIHGARRVFERAVEFFGDDYIEERLFIAFARFEEGQKEHDRARTIYKYALDHLPKDRTPDLFKAYTIHEKKYGDRAGIEDVIVSKRKHQYEQEVAANPTNYDAWFDYLRLIESEGDRDQIRETYERAIANVPPANEKNYWRRYIYMWINYALYEELEAEDVERTRQIYKTCLELLPHKQFTFSKLWLLYAQFELRCKQLQAARKALGMAIGMCPRDKLFRGYIDLEIQLREFERCRLLYEKFLEFGPENCVTWMKFAELENLLGDTERARAIYELAVQQVRLDMPELLWKAYIDFEVALGETELARQLYERLLERTQHVKVWMSFAKFEMSISHGGDDPELSAKLARRIYERANEMMRQLGDKESRVVLLEAWRDFERDINDTHALQKVLDKMPRRIKRRQKIVSEDGVEEGWEEVFDYIFPEDEMARPNLKLLAAAKMWKKKKDNEPENGDEQEPSGEQQTADTVQSTSLQPPPIPT; via the exons ATGGATCGTCCACAGAAAATGCCCAAGGTGGCCAAG GTGAAGAATAAGGCGCCAGCCGAGGTGCAAATTACGGCAGAACAGTTGCTGCGCGAGGCGAAGGAGCGTGACTTGGAGATTCTGCCACCGCCGCCGAAACAAAAGATTTCCGATCCAGCAGAATTAGCCGATTACCAGCAGCGCAAACGCAAAACATTTGAGGATAATCTGCGCAAGAATCGCATGGTCGTCAGTCACTGGATCAAATACGCACAATgggaggagcaacagcaggagaTTCATCGTGCCCGCTCCATCTGGGAGCGTGCGCTGGACAACGAGCATCGCAATGTGACGCTGTGGCTGAAATACgctgaaatggaaatgaagaACAAACAGGTGAACCATGCTCGCAATCTGTGGGATCGCGCTGTGACCATAATGCCGCGGGTCAATCAGTTCTGGTACAAGTACACCTACATGGAGGAGATGCTGGAAAATGTGGCGGGAGCACGACAGGTATTCGAGCGTTGGATGGAATGGCAACCCGAGGAGCAGGCGTGGCAGACGTATGTGAACTTTGAGTTGCGCTATAAGGAGATCGATCGGGCACGGGAGATCTACGAGCGCTTTGTATACGTGCATCCCGACGTGAAGAACTGGATCAAGTTCGCACGCTTCGAGGAAACGCATGGCTTCATCCATGGCGCTCGACGTGTCTTTGAACGCGCGGTGGAATTCTTTGGCGACGATTACATCGAGGAGCGGCTGTTTATAGCGTTTGCACGTTTTGAGGAGGGGCAAAAGGAGCATGATCGGGCGCGCACCATATACAAGTATGCGCTGGATCATCTGCCCAAGGATCGGACGCCGGATCTGTTCAAGGCCTACACCATACACGAGAAGAAGTACGGCGATCGGGCGGGCATCGAGGATGTGATTGTGTCAAAGCGCAAGCATCAATACGAACAGGAGGTGGCCGCCAATCCCACCAACTACGATGCCTGGTTCGATTACCTCCGCCTCATCGAATCCGAGGGTGATCGCGACCAGATACGCGAGACCTACGAGCGAGCGATTGCGAATGTGCCGCCGGCGAATGAGAAGAACTATTGGCGTCGCTACATTTACATGTGGATCAACTATGCGCTGTACGAGGAACTCGAGGCGGAGGACGTTGAGCGCACCAGGCAAATCTACAAGACATGCTTGGAGCTCTTGCCACACAAGCAGTTCACGTTCAGCAAACTGTGGCTGCTCTACGCTCAGTTCGAGCTCCGTTGCAAGCAACTGCAGGCGGCTCGCAAGGCGCTGGGCATGGCGATTGGCATGTGTCCGCGGGATAAACTCTTTCGCGGCTATATCGATCTGGAGATACAGCTGCGTGAGTTCGAACGCTGTCGCTTGCTGTACGAGAAGTTCTTGGAGTTTGGGCCGGAGAACTGTGTCACCTGGATGAAGTTTGCCGAACTGGAGAATCTGCTCGGCGACACGGAACGTGCTCGGGCCATTTATGAGCTGGCCGTGCAGCAGGTGCGTCTCGATATGCCCGAGCTGCTGTGGAAGGCGTACATCGATTTCGAGGTGGCACTGGGCGAAACCGAACTGGCGCGTCAGCTCTACGAACGTCTGCTGGAACGCACACAGCATGTGAAGGTCTGGATGTCGTTTGCTAAGTTCGAGATGAGCATCAGTCACGGCGGCGATGATCCGGAACTGAGTGCGAAGCTGGCTCGACGCATTTACGAGCGTGCCAACGAGATGATGCGACAGCTGGGCGACAAGGAGTCGCGTGTCGTCCTGCTGGAGGCGTGGCGAGACTTTGAGCGAGACATCAACGATACGCACGCCTTGCAGAAGGTGCTCGATAAGATGCCGCGACGCATTAAGCGCCGCCAGAAGATTGTCTCCGAGGATGGCGTCGAGGAGGGCTGGGAGGAGGTCTTTGATTACATCTTTCCAGAGGATGAGATGGCACGTCCAAATCTCAAGCTGCTTGCCGCCGCAAAGATGtggaagaagaaaaaggaCAACGAGCCGGAGAATGGTGACGAACAAGAGCCCAGCggagaacaacaaacagctgACACGGTTCAGTCGACGTCATTACAGCCGCCTCCTATTCCAACGTAG